Sequence from the Myxocyprinus asiaticus isolate MX2 ecotype Aquarium Trade chromosome 44, UBuf_Myxa_2, whole genome shotgun sequence genome:
TCGAAAAGCAGAGGCACATCCAAAATCACATATCTGTAGCCTAAAAACCACACAAAAAATAGATCCCATTTATTTATGATTTGGTACAGCTCTATCATAAATGTTTCAATTTGTGCTATGTGTGTGTACCTTTAATGAAGTAAAGCAGAATCTGTCTGAACATTTCTTTATGTATTTCCGGATGCGTTATGGAATTGAGAAGTCTACGTTTCTCGGGGTTGGAGAAGATCATCTGCCCCAGTTTCTGTCTGTCAATTTCTCCATTGTCTAACAAAATGTCCCTTCCAAAATGCTGCACGATCAGCCTGTATGCTGGGCTCTGGGGCTCCACCACTGATGGACAAAgatccaaaaacaaaacatgacagaaataaagcatatatactgtataatgcaacAGTACAGCTTGTAAACGTAAcactcatgagaggtgaaaaaggtgagaaagtttTAGCAGGTTTTCCaggtatatatttttatttaatttgtttgtttgttgtatttgaaGCTTTTATCAAGTTTTTATACTTAAAGTACCCATTTCAAGTCatttaaataagtaaaatatagaaaatgttgccaaacaatttgggcaaattagctttaAAAAGGTGACATTAGCCAAAAGGTGAGTAGTTTACATCTCTGGATTAAGGTTAAAATACTTGCATATTACAGTTTCTGGTTGTCTAAAGTTTGTGAATAGTCATTTGTACAGTACATTTGGAGATCGTCTAATGATGAACTTAATCCTTGTGCGatcttcgggacatttttgtctttttcattttagttttttcaatcattttggcttgtgttaatgccaaccgcataaattttgccaaaggtgtgtatttttgggggaattttgatattttaacctcagttcctataatacatctataacacactgtgtacacaaaatagttacattcaggaccttcaggacaaaaatgtccccattgaaacccattaaaactgcaatatttgatcccagtgccattaaagcataaaatcatgaattctatgatattatgctttcattccggaacactggcttcaaaatttaaatttgtaatattttccaccagatggcaccatttttctcatggttagcctatggagcaaatacaagcttttcccctattttctgtttgctgtattatagagcactgcaggccataattgaataaatgatgcagctaaaattgtgtgggtgtgttggtatggatgtcagagtgtattttgcatgtgtgtattgagaaatgtgtgtgtgtgtgtaaaaaacaacagtggcattatgtaaacaaactggcatttaaagggttacaaTCCTGAAaacgaatgaatatttggtaattatgatcaggactgatgctggttaaaaaattgaagtcagtgaaagtggaaaataatattaatatataatatatttatggcagttttttgatgcagacatttttgtcctctaaggtactgttttttattttattttttttaaatctgacactgcacaaaaaattataacgcattaaaatcaatgttgttgctaatcactgacatatcccagattgtgataatccaaaaaaataaaaaaaataaaaatttcccttagcatttagtatatggaaaatatttttatttttatttttattttttttcataaaaaacagcagtggcattatataaacaaaatggcatttaaagagttaaaatcctgaaaattaatgaatatttggtagttataatcaggactgatgttggttaaaaaaaaaaaaaaactaactgaaagtggaaaataatattaatatataatatttttatggcagttttttgacacagacatttttgtcccctaaggacctctgagtaacttttttaaattgatgtacaAGGGTTAAAGAATCATATGTTGGTTACCCTGTCTAGACAATAACCCATTATGAAAAAAATCCCTTATCATTAATATCAAATATGCAGGCAAATATGCGgcactaaaataaatgtataacctTTCCGGGCAACCACATCTGCATCAATAACTGGACAGCCCAGTTCTTTTAGCTGAGAAGACACTGTGCTCTTCCCCGAGGCGATACCTCCCGTTAACCCTACGAGGAACATGCtgaaacagcaaaaaacaaaaaataaacaaacaaacaaaaaaaacatgttaaacatTAAACTGTCCAGTGTTATGCAATTATTAAGAATGTGGAATATTGATCATTTGCGACCTCTAGCGGCCGAGACCGGAACTTCAGTGAGAATTACTACTCGCTGTCAAGTACATGAAATCCTACTATAGAAAATCACAACTGTTGAGTTTTAAACagtaattataaattaaaaagcAAATAATAACGAATATTATGACAGTTGTCTTGTTTAAATCTAGACAAGCAGGAGTAAAATCTAGATTTACACTCGACCAGTTTATTTGTGAGCGATTTATCAGCTTCTCGGGTACAATCTCTTCTTACACATTATTAACACTATTACTGACATTAAAACGCTGCTTAAATATATAAACGATTTTCAATATACAAGAGAAGCCACTTACCCAACAGCAATGACCTACTTCATGTGCTGTAAACAGTGATTATAAAAGCTTTACTGCATAGGCACGAAAATAATGACCAAAGAGAGACCTCACAATTTGTCACAAATCCCGCCCTTAATAGACAGTAGTATTTGAAGGGTTTGTCAGCTCTGTCATACGgttagataaataaaaaatccactgtTTGTTAACATAACATTGACCTGTGTGCTTCTATGTAATATTTTTCTTCCCTCGCTTAGTAGAGGGATTCAGCACAGCTCATCAGCGCCACCAAGCGGAATGGAGCGCATGAAGAAGGGCGCGTTACTATTTTGTCTTTTTGCTGATGGTTTTGTTTGCTAGGGACATGCCCTATGGAGTAACCACAACGTTAAGTGTATTGATAAGTTGTAGAAGTTAATGAATCAGTACTAGCAGGAGCTGTGTCTACTGTGTTGGGGTAAACTAAAattagtggcattcaactgatcacaaagtatagtcaggacattactgatgtaaaaagcaccatcaatatttgaaaaaagtcatttttgatcaatctagacagcagccatcactccaacaccttatgcttgagcaatcatgctaaactgctaatttggtactagaaattcacttgccattatatcaaacacagttgaaagctatttggttcattaaatgaagcttaacattgtgtttgtgtttgagttgccacagtatgcaatagactggcatgtcttaaggtcaatattaggacaaaaatggcaaaaaagaaacagctttctctagaaactcgtcagtcagtcattgttttgaggaatgaaggctataatgcttgaaattgccaaaaactgaagatttcatacaaaggtgtacactacagtcttgaaagacaaaggacaactggctctaacaaggatagaaagagatgtggaagaccagatgtacaactaaacaagaggataagtacatcagtgtctctagtttgagaaatagacacctcacatgtcctcagctgacagcttcattgaattctacccgctcaacaccagtttcatgtacaacagtaaagagaagactcaggggtgcaggccttatgggaagaattgcaaagaaaaagccacttttgaaacagaaaatcaaaaagaaaagtttagagtgggcaaagaaacacagacattggacaacagataactggaaaagagtgttatggatcttaaccccattgagcttttgtgggatcagctagactgtaaggtgcgtgagaagtgcccgacaagacagtcacatctatggcaagtgctacaggaagtgtggggtgaaatgtcacctgagtatctggacaatctgacagctagaataacaagaatCTGCAAACCTGTCATTGTTGCAaatggaagattttttgatgagaactctttgaagtagtttaagaagttctgaaatttttttcaaattgcaatagtaatttttcacattaatgtgctgactatacattgtgatcagttgaatgccactttggtgaataaaagtaacaatttctttccataagagctaaaAAGAGgcaacttttggccgccagtgtatatatgtatatacactggcagccaatatatatatatatatataaagttttagtttaatttttgtaaaaaaaaaaattaaacagttcaatttgatggaattttgttatacaAATTTAAAAGCATAAATCCTAAAactaggctaaaatatttttttggagtgTAGAACTAACACAAAGGGGATTTACTGTACCTCTTCTGTTAAATGGATAAGTAATGGCACAGTTGTATCAGTCAATGCCAAAAATTTAATAAAGGCGAAATACAGTATCAGTCTGTCACTAGTCTCAAATGTACATGGCATGAGACATGAATAACTGCGCTGTAAAGTCGACAGTTTTATGATATTaacgctttaaaaaaaaataaaaaatcatgtttacaggaGACTTATGTAATTTTGGATACTCCACATGTGAAAAAATGCATGATTCCTCTAATTTCAGTTGTGTGTTTGAAAACAGAAATGAAAGAAAAACCCCACAAGAATTGCAAGTTTTTTATTGTATGTCACATGACTTTTGGACATCTCAGAAGTGAAACCATGTATTTCCAGCTGTAATTCCACATTCACATGTGATTTTTCATATTCATAATATGAACAAATTATAAAATTGCAAAAGTTCCATCTAAATTGATTTTAGAACAGTTTTGCAAAGTTGTTGTGCACAATGAAAACAACACTCATAACATTATAAATGGCATATTCATTTTCAGCCAAAGAGAGAAATATTTACACAGGACAGAGGGAAATGTGTTTTCAGAGCACCACATCACGTGATTAACGTATACATTGACAAAGGCATATAGATATTTCCTGTGTAAATTATCCACAGGTTGTGAGCAAAATATGAAGATGAAAGCGAAAATGAATGGCTTTGATTTCATGAGTAGTTTGACCATGAATAAAACTGAGAAATGAGCTACCAgatcaataatttaaaaaataaaaatgtgtgcaaatctaaaataaataaatacgttaAAAAAAATATGGGTCAGTTTTCAGAGAAGTGAGGTTTAGGGTTTTCAGCACCTTTCAAACAATATGAGGGCGattgaatgatgacagaaattagatttttgtgtgaactcaactatccctttatgcaCTGGCTTTGTGATGGATTTAAGACATGTTGCAACAGCTTTGCTATTTGCAGTTAGTTGACAAGCATTGCAAAAGTCACCATTAACCACTGGTCTTTCAATACAGTATGATTGGCACCTGATCAGCATGAGCAGAACTGTTTTAGTAAATGTCTCAGTTGTCTCATGTTTGATTGTCATCAAACAGTTCTTGAGATCAGCCCTCATGCAGCATAGAGTACCTTGTAAATCAGtcttaataattttacaaaatggTGCTTTTAAATGTGCAACATGTCTTGTGCTTGTTTTAAAATGGTAAACAAGGAACAGATCaaacaattgtttaaaaaaataataaataggcAAATACCAGTTAAGAAGTGTCATAACTTATCAGCATTTAATTTATGATTGGCTTATTAAAATGATCCAAGTCTTTTTTTCACAGGTAATGCAAAGTACCGACAGTGTGAAAGCTAACAATGCTGGAAGAATTTTGATGGGCAAACGTTGGCCAAACACTGGCCTGTAAACTAtataattacatttcaaaatggCATTTGAAATTTTGGCAAATTCCTCTCTGTTTGGCATCAGTATCAGATGCACTCCGCCTAGTGTCCACCTTCATGCTAAATtgtgtttatttcaattttatgcataaaaaaaattctgttgcccTATTCTAGTTGTCTCATGCACATAAATGCTGTCATACatatacacaaaataattttcttcTAAACAAATGAAAAGCACTCTGTACCAATTTGAATATGAAAAATGTTGGAAGCAATACAAATGAATTATTCTGAATTAAAACTAACAGTGAGAAACGTCCATTCTTGTGCTTTTTCATTACAAACATTAACAGAATCCCATAGAAAAGAAACACATGGATTTTAATTTGGAATCAGCTTTTCCTTAACTAATCCAAACTTCAGCACAACAAGTGCTAAATTTAGGCCTTTCTCTTTGAACAGAGTCAAAGAAAACTACAGTACAGTGGACAATGTGTTGCAAATTGAAAATGATTAAGAATTCAAGAATGCATTATTGAGTAATGACTTGCAGAAATtgccataaaaacacatttgtctaATGTGAACACAAAGCCTTGTTAATTAAATGTTTCACATAGTTACACTAAGAAATGAAGGACTAAATGTAAaccatttagaatgttaagaatCAGAACTATTTCAGATAACCAATgcacaaaatgtatataaaattagTACGAAAGATTGAATTAAGAACTGATATCAAAATAATGAATACTGAAGGTAAGTGAGAAAGAGAAAGTATTAGGAGAGAATACCAATGATGATACTGCATAAGAACATAAGGAAGCAGGTCTCTAAAAGTTCAACAT
This genomic interval carries:
- the dcakd gene encoding dephospho-CoA kinase domain-containing protein isoform X1; amino-acid sequence: MFNMFFLFVCLFFVFCCFSMFLVGLTGGIASGKSTVSSQLKELGCPVIDADVVARKVVEPQSPAYRLIVQHFGRDILLDNGEIDRQKLGQMIFSNPEKRRLLNSITHPEIHKEMFRQILLYFIKGYRYVILDVPLLFETRRLTRFLTHTVVVYCDPATQLSRLMHRDDLSQEEAEQRIAAQMPLKEKRGLASHVIENSGSREDTHRQVLRLHTKLEDSMEFLVVRAVAVAAVAGLGGLFLYTVRLLVS
- the dcakd gene encoding dephospho-CoA kinase domain-containing protein isoform X2, with protein sequence MFLVGLTGGIASGKSTVSSQLKELGCPVIDADVVARKVVEPQSPAYRLIVQHFGRDILLDNGEIDRQKLGQMIFSNPEKRRLLNSITHPEIHKEMFRQILLYFIKGYRYVILDVPLLFETRRLTRFLTHTVVVYCDPATQLSRLMHRDDLSQEEAEQRIAAQMPLKEKRGLASHVIENSGSREDTHRQVLRLHTKLEDSMEFLVVRAVAVAAVAGLGGLFLYTVRLLVS